A genomic window from Microvirga sp. TS319 includes:
- a CDS encoding response regulator yields the protein MNHQKTILCVEDEDDLRTDLAEELETAHYRVLQASNGNEALRLLETERPDLVLCDITMPGIGGYEVLKAIREQGDKADVPFIFLTALAERNDVLVGKQAGADDYLVKPIDYEILLATIAARLSQVARVQSSAVSRAEEAWQEVLRSSRGQAVEALYKATFAFDRFLVGVVIVDEKGEVRLMNKEAERIIGENDGIGVSSGILRGAAAKQNAKLYQAIEKAFEEESLDEIVSFPRSSGGRPYLVLVPGQRFSANERPEAVVLLVIDTEQRTKVSGDTLVRLYNLTPSETRVALLLIDGKRLDQIAEELEVAQTTVVFHLKNLFRRTETNRQADLVRVLLSVPLRTAAD from the coding sequence ATGAATCATCAGAAAACGATCCTTTGCGTCGAGGACGAGGACGATTTGAGGACGGACCTGGCGGAAGAGCTGGAAACCGCCCATTACCGTGTCCTCCAGGCGTCCAACGGCAATGAAGCGCTCCGGCTGCTCGAAACGGAGCGTCCGGATCTCGTGCTCTGCGACATCACCATGCCGGGCATCGGCGGCTACGAGGTCCTCAAGGCGATCCGCGAGCAGGGGGACAAAGCGGATGTTCCCTTCATCTTCCTGACGGCCTTGGCCGAGCGGAACGATGTACTCGTCGGAAAGCAGGCCGGCGCGGACGACTATCTCGTCAAGCCGATCGATTACGAGATCCTGCTCGCCACGATCGCCGCCCGCCTCAGTCAGGTGGCCCGCGTCCAGTCGAGCGCCGTCAGCCGCGCTGAGGAAGCCTGGCAGGAGGTTCTCAGGTCGTCCCGCGGGCAAGCCGTGGAGGCGCTCTACAAGGCGACCTTCGCGTTCGACCGCTTCCTCGTCGGCGTCGTGATCGTCGACGAAAAGGGGGAGGTCAGGCTCATGAACAAGGAGGCCGAGCGCATCATCGGGGAGAACGACGGCATCGGCGTCTCCTCGGGCATTCTGAGGGGCGCCGCCGCCAAACAGAATGCCAAGCTCTACCAGGCCATCGAGAAGGCCTTCGAGGAGGAATCCCTCGACGAGATCGTGTCCTTCCCGCGCAGCTCGGGCGGGCGTCCCTATCTCGTGCTCGTGCCCGGACAGCGCTTTTCCGCCAACGAGCGTCCGGAAGCGGTCGTGCTGCTCGTCATCGACACCGAGCAGCGCACCAAGGTATCCGGGGATACGCTGGTGCGGCTCTACAATCTCACCCCGTCCGAAACACGGGTGGCGCTGCTGCTCATCGACGGTAAGCGTCTCGACCAGATCGCGGAGGAACTCGAAGTCGCCCAGACCACGGTCGTGTTCCACCTGAAGAACCTGTTCAGAAGGACCGAGACGAACCGGCAGGCGGATCTGGTGCGCGTCCTGCTGTCGGTGCCGTTGCGGACGGCAGCAGATTGA
- a CDS encoding extensin family protein: protein MPPPRPKGLTPQVQEQVQEQVHERQGPPKPEAQEGKAASPSEADLACIGRLEALGLKFEKRPPVEENDCRLGNPVSVLALANGVDVAPDSLMECQYAETLAHWVGDVVGPRAKEHFQSAPTRLLIGTSYQCRDQRSGGKRSEHAFGNGVDVMGFEFDKRSPLTITFQPEGSPEAAFQSAIHKGACEIFKTVLGPGADADHGNHLHLDMRARKNDYRICQ, encoded by the coding sequence TTGCCGCCGCCACGGCCGAAGGGGCTGACGCCGCAGGTCCAGGAGCAGGTCCAGGAGCAGGTCCACGAGAGGCAAGGGCCGCCGAAACCGGAGGCCCAGGAGGGAAAAGCCGCGTCTCCGAGCGAGGCCGACCTGGCTTGCATCGGACGGCTCGAGGCGCTCGGCCTCAAGTTCGAGAAACGCCCGCCGGTGGAGGAGAACGATTGCCGGCTCGGTAACCCTGTATCGGTCCTGGCGCTCGCGAACGGCGTCGACGTCGCGCCGGATTCGCTGATGGAATGTCAGTATGCGGAAACGCTCGCCCATTGGGTCGGCGATGTCGTCGGGCCCCGCGCGAAGGAGCATTTCCAGAGCGCGCCGACCAGGCTCCTCATCGGTACGTCCTATCAGTGCCGGGATCAGCGCTCGGGCGGCAAGCGGAGCGAGCATGCGTTCGGGAACGGCGTGGACGTGATGGGGTTCGAGTTCGACAAGAGGTCCCCGCTGACGATCACGTTCCAGCCCGAAGGCTCACCGGAGGCCGCGTTCCAGTCCGCCATCCACAAAGGGGCCTGCGAGATCTTCAAGACCGTGCTGGGGCCCGGCGCGGATGCCGACCACGGCAACCACCTGCATCTCGATATGCGGGCGCGCAAGAACGATTACCGAATTTGTCAGTGA
- a CDS encoding oxidoreductase yields MRYIRLLGLLASFLGWNSFAGAAEPLPLPTGPVLLTISGRIDRTNAGQEARFDREMLEALGAASITTFSIMSATRQFFEGVPLRSALERVGASGTSIVASALNSYKITIPLEDLKYEPIIAMRVDGQVLKLRDKGPLWIVYPRDEHPALQTPIYDARWIWQLNKLRVE; encoded by the coding sequence ATGCGGTACATCCGACTCCTGGGGCTGCTGGCGAGTTTTCTGGGATGGAATTCCTTTGCAGGAGCGGCGGAGCCCTTGCCGCTGCCGACGGGACCTGTGCTGCTGACGATTTCCGGCAGGATCGACCGGACCAATGCCGGGCAGGAGGCCCGGTTCGACCGGGAGATGCTCGAAGCCCTGGGGGCGGCCTCGATCACGACCTTTTCCATCATGTCGGCCACCCGGCAGTTTTTCGAGGGTGTACCCCTACGGTCCGCCCTGGAGCGGGTGGGAGCCAGCGGAACGTCCATCGTCGCCTCGGCCCTCAACAGCTACAAGATCACCATTCCGCTCGAGGATCTGAAATATGAGCCGATCATCGCCATGCGGGTCGACGGACAGGTCCTGAAGCTCCGCGACAAGGGTCCCCTGTGGATCGTCTATCCGCGCGATGAGCATCCTGCTCTGCAGACGCCGATCTATGACGCCCGCTGGATCTGGCAGTTGAACAAGCTGCGTGTCGAGTGA
- a CDS encoding L,D-transpeptidase family protein codes for MRVLVCVAFGLLCMTGSVAASSRDLTMEAVNEASDPSASTENDVSPILIKAQVLLDRARFSPGVIDGRNGENVQNAIKAFERAHELDADGKLDEALLAKLNETSSDPVLMSYTIAGDDVKGPFTAIPERMEDQAKLERLSYSSPEELLAEKFHMDIDLLKELNPGKRFDKAGETIVVANVASPDGEKDRPKAERVEVIKNEHSVRVLGKDGAVLAVYPASIGSEEKPAPTGSFTVRAVAHNPVYTYNPDYGFKGVKAKEKFEIKPGPNNPVGTVWIDLSIESYGIHGTPEPEKVGKAYSHGCVRLTNWDAEDLAGMVKKGTPVDFLD; via the coding sequence ATGAGAGTTCTGGTATGCGTGGCGTTCGGACTCCTGTGCATGACGGGAAGTGTCGCCGCTTCCTCGCGGGATCTGACCATGGAGGCGGTGAACGAGGCCTCGGACCCGTCGGCTTCCACAGAGAACGATGTCAGTCCGATCCTGATCAAGGCGCAGGTTCTCCTCGACCGCGCCCGTTTCTCTCCCGGCGTCATCGACGGGCGCAATGGCGAAAACGTCCAGAACGCCATCAAGGCCTTCGAACGGGCGCATGAACTCGATGCCGATGGAAAGCTCGACGAAGCGCTCCTGGCGAAACTGAACGAGACGTCGTCCGACCCCGTCCTCATGTCCTACACGATCGCCGGGGACGACGTGAAAGGGCCCTTCACGGCGATTCCGGAGCGGATGGAGGATCAGGCCAAGCTCGAGCGGCTGTCGTATTCGAGCCCCGAGGAGCTGCTGGCGGAGAAATTCCACATGGACATCGATCTCCTCAAGGAACTGAACCCGGGCAAGCGCTTCGACAAGGCAGGGGAAACGATCGTCGTGGCCAACGTCGCGTCACCGGACGGCGAAAAGGATCGGCCGAAGGCGGAGAGGGTCGAAGTCATCAAGAACGAACACAGCGTGCGCGTGCTGGGCAAGGATGGCGCCGTGCTGGCGGTCTACCCCGCTTCGATCGGCAGTGAAGAGAAGCCCGCGCCCACGGGCAGCTTCACGGTGAGGGCCGTCGCGCATAATCCCGTCTACACCTACAATCCGGATTATGGATTCAAGGGCGTGAAGGCGAAGGAAAAGTTCGAGATCAAACCCGGGCCCAACAACCCTGTCGGAACGGTCTGGATCGACCTTTCGATCGAGTCGTACGGCATCCACGGAACGCCGGAGCCGGAAAAGGTCGGGAAAGCCTATTCCCACGGCTGCGTGCGGCTGACCAACTGGGACGCGGAGGACCTCGCGGGAATGGTCAAGAAAGGGACGCCAGTCGATTTTCTCGACTGA
- a CDS encoding ATP-binding protein, producing MKLNLSNHKAGLLTLLTTVVLAVSLSFAVVRLFDIERDLRSEDTHANLWMISQAQFEAALMAESLARSAAGEDFADPEQAPDFRLPILISRVAVLLEGPQAEIIAKVGLLGDLKVGYLQLTLAETLVGQTMTPEEAAQLRVQVRDLGYTLRDAANDVMLLNRTDTAFKRAMYLRVVLESLAFLTGIFLSAAFLLVRLFRGVQEASQAKQLLRQEQELSDLVINNVSNQGIVMFDEKLECLLWNPGMEGLLNVRPDEAIGRLMQDLDPLFSKPEMIRSLNLAIEGESTIFEDETSSETGGQERCLEINCFPVSMAQRKLGIAFVRDVTEQWLARKQAERENFDLEIKVLQRTAALRQAERRLIAAIESASEGFAAFDWTGRLLFANEQVWAAAPVALWCREEMSLPVFLRCFAMCEGADQRLLVTQPPFEEIEVDVLIKKDIWAHLSVSKADGATIFVRLTDISAYKQVAKALQSALDRERVTTNAYRNFVSMVSHQFRTPLAILDSSAQRILRRGPDLTSDELLGRIQKIRNAGNRLTRLVESVLNAAKLDEGRIELNPEPCDLVQLVMDIGERQSELSSHSKILFQVPDQAIRVYCDTMLIEQVVINLLSNAVKYSGEQPVVEIKVWAEGARAFCSVRDWGIGIPADELPKIFDRFYRARTATGIAGTGIGLNFAQRIMHLHGGDIQVESYEAEGSLFTFDLPLSHADQAQQAA from the coding sequence ATGAAACTGAATCTCAGCAACCACAAGGCGGGATTGCTCACGCTTCTGACGACGGTGGTGCTCGCCGTCTCGCTGAGTTTCGCCGTCGTGCGGCTGTTCGATATCGAGCGCGACCTGCGCAGCGAGGACACCCATGCCAACCTCTGGATGATTTCCCAGGCCCAGTTCGAGGCAGCCCTCATGGCCGAAAGCCTGGCCCGCTCTGCCGCCGGCGAAGACTTCGCCGATCCCGAACAGGCCCCGGACTTTCGCTTGCCGATCCTCATCAGCCGCGTCGCCGTTCTGCTCGAGGGGCCCCAGGCCGAGATCATCGCCAAGGTCGGCCTGTTGGGCGATCTGAAGGTCGGTTATCTTCAGCTCACCCTCGCCGAGACCCTGGTCGGGCAGACCATGACGCCGGAAGAGGCCGCGCAATTGCGCGTGCAGGTCCGGGATCTGGGCTACACCCTGCGGGACGCCGCCAACGACGTCATGCTGCTCAACCGGACGGACACCGCGTTCAAGCGGGCCATGTATCTGCGGGTGGTGCTGGAGAGCCTCGCCTTTCTCACGGGCATTTTCCTGAGCGCGGCATTTCTGCTGGTCAGATTGTTCAGAGGCGTCCAGGAGGCCAGTCAGGCCAAGCAGCTGCTGCGCCAGGAGCAGGAGCTTTCGGATCTCGTCATCAACAACGTGAGCAACCAGGGCATCGTCATGTTCGACGAGAAACTCGAATGTCTGCTCTGGAATCCGGGCATGGAGGGCCTGCTCAACGTCAGGCCCGACGAGGCCATCGGCCGCCTGATGCAGGATCTCGACCCGCTGTTCTCGAAGCCGGAGATGATCCGCTCCCTCAATCTCGCGATCGAGGGCGAGAGCACGATCTTCGAGGACGAGACGAGCAGCGAAACGGGCGGCCAGGAGCGCTGCCTCGAGATCAACTGCTTTCCCGTCTCCATGGCGCAACGCAAGCTGGGCATCGCCTTCGTGCGCGACGTGACCGAGCAATGGCTCGCCCGCAAGCAGGCCGAGCGCGAGAATTTCGACCTGGAGATCAAGGTCCTTCAGCGCACGGCCGCCCTGAGGCAGGCGGAGCGGCGCCTGATCGCGGCCATCGAATCGGCCTCGGAGGGGTTCGCGGCCTTCGACTGGACCGGCAGGCTTCTTTTCGCGAACGAACAGGTCTGGGCCGCCGCTCCCGTGGCGCTCTGGTGTCGGGAGGAGATGAGCCTGCCGGTCTTTCTGCGCTGCTTTGCCATGTGCGAAGGCGCGGATCAGCGGCTTCTCGTGACACAGCCCCCCTTCGAGGAGATCGAGGTCGACGTTCTGATCAAGAAGGACATATGGGCCCATCTGTCCGTCTCGAAGGCCGACGGAGCGACGATCTTCGTGCGGCTCACCGACATCTCGGCCTACAAGCAGGTGGCGAAGGCGCTCCAGTCGGCTCTCGATCGCGAACGTGTGACGACAAACGCGTACCGCAACTTCGTCTCCATGGTGTCTCACCAGTTCCGGACACCGCTGGCGATCCTGGACTCGAGCGCGCAGCGAATTCTCCGGCGAGGGCCGGATCTGACATCGGACGAGCTCTTGGGCCGCATTCAGAAGATCAGGAACGCCGGCAATCGCCTGACCCGCCTCGTCGAGAGCGTCCTGAATGCCGCCAAACTCGACGAGGGCCGGATCGAGCTGAATCCGGAGCCCTGCGATCTTGTTCAGCTCGTCATGGATATCGGCGAGCGGCAGAGCGAGCTGAGCTCTCACTCCAAGATCCTGTTTCAGGTCCCCGACCAGGCCATCCGGGTCTATTGCGACACCATGCTGATCGAGCAGGTCGTCATCAATCTCCTGTCGAATGCCGTCAAATATTCAGGCGAGCAGCCGGTCGTCGAGATCAAGGTCTGGGCCGAGGGCGCGCGCGCTTTCTGCTCGGTTCGGGACTGGGGCATCGGCATCCCGGCCGATGAATTGCCCAAGATCTTCGATCGCTTCTACCGCGCGAGAACCGCCACGGGGATCGCCGGCACCGGGATCGGACTGAATTTCGCACAAAGGATCATGCACTTGCACGGAGGAGATATCCAAGTGGAAAGCTACGAGGCCGAGGGCTCCCTGTTTACGTTTGACCTGCCGCTGTCGCATGCCGACCAGGCGCAGCAGGCTGCTTGA
- a CDS encoding BA14K family protein, translating to MRKFAVTLGTAGILGALLVSSLPVQAEPLQKRALPSIDQSYPNEGYTQYRPYRGYRPPPPYYHRHYRRHDGGSALAAGAVGLAAGALIGGAIASSQAQAAPPPPPGTVDPQMAAYCARKYRSYDPASGTFLATNGMRYVCTYP from the coding sequence ATGCGCAAATTCGCCGTAACTCTTGGAACCGCCGGCATTCTTGGAGCCCTCCTCGTCTCCAGCCTGCCCGTTCAGGCGGAACCGCTCCAGAAGCGTGCGCTTCCTTCAATCGATCAATCCTATCCCAACGAAGGATACACTCAATACCGTCCCTACCGGGGATATCGTCCTCCGCCGCCCTACTATCACCGCCATTACCGCCGCCACGACGGCGGCTCCGCCCTGGCGGCAGGGGCCGTGGGCCTCGCCGCGGGCGCATTGATCGGCGGCGCAATCGCCAGCAGTCAGGCGCAGGCCGCTCCGCCCCCGCCTCCCGGCACGGTCGATCCGCAGATGGCCGCCTATTGCGCCCGCAAGTACCGCTCTTATGATCCGGCTTCGGGTACATTCCTGGCGACCAACGGCATGCGGTACGTCTGTACCTACCCGTAA
- a CDS encoding DUF2842 domain-containing protein translates to MGMRWRKLIGTVAMLLFIITYALFAMALAEGRITEAPKLIQTLAYIVLGLIWIVPLMPLVRWMAKPDKS, encoded by the coding sequence AAACTGATCGGGACAGTGGCGATGCTGCTGTTCATCATCACCTATGCGCTGTTCGCCATGGCGTTGGCGGAGGGCCGCATCACCGAGGCGCCAAAGCTGATCCAGACCCTCGCTTATATCGTGCTCGGCCTGATCTGGATCGTGCCGCTGATGCCGCTCGTGCGGTGGATGGCCAAGCCGGACAAGTCCTAG